Genomic DNA from Spirochaetales bacterium:
GTTAAGGCAGGAGTCGAAATCATCAAACCCTTCACGGCCCGAAAGCTGATCGATATCGGTAAGTTCGGAAGGCGATATGTTTCCGTCCGCCAGGACCATCGTTTTAATACAGCCTGCAAGAAATACCTTTTCATCATGATTGAGCTTTTCAATATCTGACATGCTACTCTCCTTTGCAGCAAAACTATACATAATATACCGCATTTATGCAAGTCCGGGCCGCCCCGTTACGACGCGCCGTTCGCCGTGATAAAATAAAACCGGTTCATCCGTCCGTCTTCCGGTTCACACTATCCCCGGCCGTCAAAGATACTTGTGTTTTTTACAGAAATCGACGATATAGGAGACCGTTTCATCCGGGGTATCGGTCAAAACAAAGCGCCCGATATCTTCAGGGGATATGCAGCCGTGTCCGAGCAATGTTTCCTTTATCCATTCTAAAAGCCCTTTCCAGTACTCTTTCCCGTGGAGGGCGACGGGAAAAGGTTTTATCTTTTCCGTCTGGATAAGGGTAAGCGATTCGAAAAGTTCGTCAAGTGTTCCGAACCCGCCGGGGAAAATCACATAGCCCACGGAATATTTCACGAACATGAGTTTACGGACAAAAAAATACCGAAAACTTATATCGATATCCTGATACCTGTTCGGCTCCTGTTCGAACGGAAGTTCGATATTGCACCCCACCGAGGTTGAGGCTCCCTTGAATCCCCCGAAATTTCCCGCTTCCATGATGCCCGGTCCCCCGCCGGTAATGACCGACAGCCCCGCGTCCGAAAGCATCTCCGCCGTTTTTGCCGCCTCCTGCCAGTAGCGGTCTTCTTTTTTAAGCCGCGCGGAACCGAAAATGGAAATCGCGGGCCCAAGACCGGACAACGCGTCGAATCCCTCGACAAACTCACCGAGTATCCGTAAAACCCGCCACGGATCGGTCTGGGTAAAATCCGTTTCATCCCGTTTCTTGAATTTGAGAAGTTCGTGGTCTTCATGCACCTTCCCGTTTTTCTTCTTCATGACGATACATACTCCTTTTCATTATGGCCGGTACACGCCCGGCCGCACTGTTGTCAGAGACTTCCGAATACCTTTTTCAGGAGTTCCGTGACCCGTGCCGCGGGATCTTTTCTTATCTTCTTCTCCTCTTTGGAAAGCATCAGGAAAAGACCATCAAGCGCCCTGTTCGTTATATATGCGTCGAGGTCGTATTTAACCTTTTTTACGCCCGGAATCCCGTTATAGGTGTCGATGAGAAATTTGTACAATTTCGTCACCCCCAGTTTGTCCATCGCCTTTTTGACAACGGGAAAGAACACATCATAGAGTTTCTTCCTCGTTTTGTCTTCAAAATACCTCGTCGCCTCATCATCGGCGCCTTCCAGTATTTTTCTCGCGTCTTTCATCGTCATCTTTTTTATCGCGTCGACGAATATATCGACCGCCCCTTCCGCCGCCTTTTCCGCGGCATGGTTCATATCCTCGATAAACTTGTCCACATCCTTTTTAAAACCGATGGAACGCAGCTTTTTCGCCACATCGTTCAGATCCTTCGGGAGCGGAATGAATATTTCCTTGTTTTTAAAATAGCCGTTTTTTTTGGAAACGATCTCGACCGCTTTTTTTGTCCCGATTTCAAGGGCTTCCTTGAGACCCGCGATGATCGTTTTTTCATCCAGCTTTTTCTCCTTCGATGCTCCCCCCGGTATAAGGTCGCCGACCTTATCCGGAATACCCACACACGAGGCTGCCAAAAACGAGAAAACGCTGACGCAAACAATAAAAACAAAAAATCTCCCGACCGAATTGTTCATACATCACCTCCATATTTATTGTATTCCGATACCTCGGTATATAAGCCCGCGCCCCTCTTCTGCCTATCATATACCTTACGATTATGTCAATTATCGCCCCCTTTGAGTCAATCGGTGACCGCCGCTTTCCCGGTACCGCTTTTTCACTACACCAGGATATTTCCGTTTCTCAACGGTCATCCGCTGCGCCGATGACCGCTTCTTCTTTTTCGGCTTCAACCGGCGTGCATTCCCCGATCGAATAAACGGTCAACCGGATATTCCTCCCCAGACCCTCCTGAATCGATTTTTCAACCAGAACGGGATCGACGGGGGGCATCCCCTGTCTGTGAAGAAGGATGATTTCCACCTGCATCGGATCCTCCTTTTTCACATTCAATGAATATATCCTGTCATCCGGCATCAATTCATGGACGGAAGAATAAACAACCTCCCGGTCCAGCCCCGATTGTATGGCATCGACGGCGAAATAAACAAGGGGGACCGAAATCAGACAGATGATAATGAGGGATACGATTACCTGTCCTATCGCCCGTACCCTCGCTTTCAAAAACTCTCCTTCGTCCTCCGCCTTCGGATGAAGCCGGACAAGGTAAAAGACGACGAGGGCGGCGAGCGAGATCCCGGTAAGGTTGATCCCGTATAGAAGGGACGCCCCTTTTGCCATATCCCAGTTTCTGAGACCGATGCCGATCCCCACCGTACACAGCGGAGGCATCAGGGCGACCGAAATCGCCACACCCGGAATGGCCGACGAGACCCGTTTGTTAACAAAGGCGTACGCGCCGATCAACCCGCAGCAAAGCGCCACCATAACGTCGAAAAACGAAGGTTTGATTCGCGAAAGCATCTCCCCGGTGACGGAGATACCGGGAATGAAAAAGGACATTGCCGCGGTCACCCCGACGACGAGGACCGTCCCCTTGAAAAGGGTGGTTACGGCTTCGCGCAGCACTTTCCCCGATCCCCAGAGCATCCCCGCGGAAAATCCGAACAGCGGCCCCATAAGCGGGGCGACGATCATCGCGCCGATAATGACGGCCGGCGAATCGAGATAGAGTCCCGCCGTTGCGATAAGGCACGAGAGGATGAGAAGCACATAAAACTCGACCGTATCCGTGGCGCCGGAGACGACGGTTTCGTATGCCTCATACTTCTGGATCACCTGTCCCTTCCTGCTTTTATACAGTCGGTATTCGTCGATAAGCCCTCCCGGACCCTTTTTGAGGAAACCGCCGTTTTCCTCCTTCACCCGGGCAGCCAGGTGCGAGAAAAAACCTTTCTTCTTCTCCTTTTCCTTTTCTCCGGAAATAGCGGTGACCAGCTCGTTTTTTTCATCCTGTTCCTTCTGTTTTTCTTCTTTTTCCTTTTCCTTGTTTTTTTCCGTTTTCATCGACGTTCTCTCCCTCTCTCACATACCTTACCCTCTACTCTAATTCATTACAATCGGTTTTTCACCTGTTTTTGATGAATAAATACACTTTTGCGGCAGAAAGCACCTGATTTGAATGTTGACTATTTTTTTTACACGAAGGGCTTCGGGAAGCCCGGGGCGAGAAGGACAGAAAACGAGGCTTCCCGGCAAAATAATTATTTACTCAACAAGTAATTATCTCATTTACCTTGTTTTAGGGGTATAAAAACCCTTGAAAAAGGTATGTTATTCGTAATCTCCCGGGGGTAAGCTTTTAAATAATTCTTATTTATTTTGAAAGGAGCGGAAAGATGAAGAAACCTGTATTTAAAAGTTTTGTATTTTCTATTCTTATTTTATTGATTATGCCGATGTTTTTTAACTGCAATCCTTATATAAAGGAGGAAGAAAACGTTATACCGGCACCGGGAGCCCCTCCCGACAAGATCGCCGTTCTTGTTGATTCCGGTTTGTACGGCAGTATTTTGGAAAAATTCAACCGCTATATCAATGATGTCGAGCGGAATTTTCCGGTCGATCTTTTTGTCCACTGTACGAGAAACTGGGAATCATTGACTTGCGAATACATCAGGGAATTTCTCATCAGCGAGTATCATTCCAATGGATTAAACGGCGCGCTTTTAGTCGGGCAAATACCGTATGCCCTGTGGGAACAAAGCTGGCCCGCGGGCACCGACAACTACGGGATATCGAGTATTTTCTACGAGGATCTGGACGGAAGCTTTTTCGACACCGACGCAGACGGCCGCTATGACCGGCATTCTTTCGGATTGCATGAAGGACCTGAAATCTGGGTATGCTGGATGAGGCCGCCGGCGTTGAATCAGGCAGGACATCTCAATGCGTTCCTTGACAAGACACACGATTACTACACAGGCCTGACCACCGTTCCCCAAAGGGCGTTTGCGGCTTTTCATGAAGACTATGATAACAACTGGGATACTGGAGTACTTGCCGTCAAACCCCCGCTTGAACGCATCTACGGGAGACCGAATGTCGAGACGGACGGAGTCGGGGGGGACCTGACCAGCGATACGGATATAGAGGCAAGACTTGACGGTACGGCATATGAGATTGCCGACACCTGGCAGCACGCTTTTTCATGGGGGCATACCTGGGACAATGGGGGAACATTTTCCAATGAGGCGATGGCATTAAAAAAGGGCCCCCTTATGATCTTCATTTATGGATGTCACAGCGGTGATTTTCACGACGCAAACGGCGGGGCGGGGAGCAACATCAATATCACCGTTGCCTATCCTTTTGGAAGTTCCATTTGTCAGGCAGGTTCGGGCACATCGTGGAGTTACGGAACCGAGTATAAATATATGATCTATGATGCGCTGAGTAACGGCGATTATCTTGGTAAAGCCTGGTTCACAATGGAATCCCACGTGGAGACAAAATCATTTGTCCGGAACCGTTATCCGGAAAGAATCCCCGAAGAGGAATGCGCGGGGAACAACCTGATAGGAAATCCGTTCCTGGTCACCGGGTTTACTCCATCCTCACAACCATGTCCAAAAGCGGAATGCGATCCCCTTTACCTGTCCGGGAATATGGGGGGTA
This window encodes:
- a CDS encoding DUF389 domain-containing protein → MKTEKNKEKEKEEKQKEQDEKNELVTAISGEKEKEKKKGFFSHLAARVKEENGGFLKKGPGGLIDEYRLYKSRKGQVIQKYEAYETVVSGATDTVEFYVLLILSCLIATAGLYLDSPAVIIGAMIVAPLMGPLFGFSAGMLWGSGKVLREAVTTLFKGTVLVVGVTAAMSFFIPGISVTGEMLSRIKPSFFDVMVALCCGLIGAYAFVNKRVSSAIPGVAISVALMPPLCTVGIGIGLRNWDMAKGASLLYGINLTGISLAALVVFYLVRLHPKAEDEGEFLKARVRAIGQVIVSLIIICLISVPLVYFAVDAIQSGLDREVVYSSVHELMPDDRIYSLNVKKEDPMQVEIILLHRQGMPPVDPVLVEKSIQEGLGRNIRLTVYSIGECTPVEAEKEEAVIGAADDR
- a CDS encoding discoidin domain-containing protein, which gives rise to MKKPVFKSFVFSILILLIMPMFFNCNPYIKEEENVIPAPGAPPDKIAVLVDSGLYGSILEKFNRYINDVERNFPVDLFVHCTRNWESLTCEYIREFLISEYHSNGLNGALLVGQIPYALWEQSWPAGTDNYGISSIFYEDLDGSFFDTDADGRYDRHSFGLHEGPEIWVCWMRPPALNQAGHLNAFLDKTHDYYTGLTTVPQRAFAAFHEDYDNNWDTGVLAVKPPLERIYGRPNVETDGVGGDLTSDTDIEARLDGTAYEIADTWQHAFSWGHTWDNGGTFSNEAMALKKGPLMIFIYGCHSGDFHDANGGAGSNINITVAYPFGSSICQAGSGTSWSYGTEYKYMIYDALSNGDYLGKAWFTMESHVETKSFVRNRYPERIPEEECAGNNLIGNPFLVTGFTPSSQPCPKAECDPLYLSGNMGGIVPGLVITHCIEGGMQRKWVVDATGTKACFAGFVAQEGYCGPDYITIPHLWLHTDESNRAAPGTWITWKTGYAPGEEYVWLTDSSGFVARFKNPGEDSCNTVSPAGENVAYNTVHWQTSSVYGSAYGGDKAYDGVVSLESKWASNGGSAESWLALDLGKQCEITGFVVRHEGATGADSFWNTALFRIETGPSLSGPWTTAAAIDNSGQLPCSTTILPHTVTSRYVRLYIIDAGPDNVARIAEFEVYSIGSGCHYDNLLARVQIDVNHDWMQELTINPG
- a CDS encoding DUF4197 domain-containing protein; translation: MNNSVGRFFVFIVCVSVFSFLAASCVGIPDKVGDLIPGGASKEKKLDEKTIIAGLKEALEIGTKKAVEIVSKKNGYFKNKEIFIPLPKDLNDVAKKLRSIGFKKDVDKFIEDMNHAAEKAAEGAVDIFVDAIKKMTMKDARKILEGADDEATRYFEDKTRKKLYDVFFPVVKKAMDKLGVTKLYKFLIDTYNGIPGVKKVKYDLDAYITNRALDGLFLMLSKEEKKIRKDPAARVTELLKKVFGSL
- a CDS encoding TIGR00730 family Rossman fold protein — protein: MKKKNGKVHEDHELLKFKKRDETDFTQTDPWRVLRILGEFVEGFDALSGLGPAISIFGSARLKKEDRYWQEAAKTAEMLSDAGLSVITGGGPGIMEAGNFGGFKGASTSVGCNIELPFEQEPNRYQDIDISFRYFFVRKLMFVKYSVGYVIFPGGFGTLDELFESLTLIQTEKIKPFPVALHGKEYWKGLLEWIKETLLGHGCISPEDIGRFVLTDTPDETVSYIVDFCKKHKYL